The proteins below come from a single Saccharopolyspora sp. SCSIO 74807 genomic window:
- a CDS encoding CaiB/BaiF CoA-transferase family protein translates to MNAPATTATSGREGPLAGVRVIDMSTVVMGPYAAQILGDLGADVIKIESPKDTVRNSTQYRNTPGMTPLHLNVNRNKRSVSLNLKDEAGHDQALRLISGADILITNMRIGALRRLGMDYDSLAAEHPHLIYAHAQGFRPDSERADLAAYDETVQAASGLLDLAERAGDIGSPAVLPSIFGDKVAALTIAYSTLAALHHQRATGQGQLVEVPMTDTLLAFNMVEHLQGAVFEPPMSGTGFPLSMNKGHRARPTKDGQVMIMPYTPQNCRDLFRAGGHPELAEDPRVNGEVLDARAHGAAIAELIESVTPNLTTDEWIEVCTKNSIPVGPVLKLDEAAEDPYVRQGHLLDLGEHPSEGSYRVVGVPMNFSATPASVREHAPIPGQHTDEVLDELGQGGQR, encoded by the coding sequence ATGAACGCCCCTGCCACCACCGCGACCTCGGGCCGGGAGGGCCCGCTGGCCGGGGTGCGCGTCATCGACATGTCCACTGTGGTCATGGGGCCGTACGCGGCCCAGATCCTCGGCGACCTCGGTGCCGACGTCATCAAGATCGAGTCACCGAAGGACACCGTGCGCAACAGCACGCAATACCGGAACACACCGGGCATGACACCGCTGCACCTCAACGTGAACCGGAACAAGCGCAGCGTGTCGCTGAACCTCAAGGACGAGGCCGGCCACGATCAAGCGCTGCGGCTCATCAGCGGCGCCGACATCCTGATCACGAACATGCGGATCGGTGCGCTGCGCCGCCTCGGGATGGACTACGACAGCCTCGCGGCCGAGCACCCGCACCTGATCTACGCGCACGCGCAGGGATTCCGCCCCGATTCCGAACGCGCCGACCTCGCCGCCTACGACGAGACCGTGCAGGCCGCCTCCGGCTTGCTCGACCTGGCCGAGCGCGCCGGGGACATCGGCTCGCCCGCGGTGCTGCCGAGCATCTTCGGCGACAAGGTCGCCGCGCTGACCATCGCCTACAGCACGCTGGCCGCGCTGCACCACCAGCGCGCCACCGGGCAGGGGCAGCTCGTCGAGGTCCCGATGACCGACACGCTGCTGGCGTTCAACATGGTCGAGCACTTGCAGGGAGCGGTGTTCGAGCCGCCGATGAGCGGCACCGGTTTCCCGCTGTCGATGAACAAGGGGCACCGGGCGCGGCCCACCAAGGACGGCCAGGTCATGATCATGCCGTACACCCCGCAGAACTGCCGGGACCTCTTCCGCGCCGGTGGCCACCCGGAACTGGCCGAGGATCCGCGGGTCAACGGCGAGGTGCTGGACGCCCGCGCGCACGGCGCGGCGATCGCCGAGCTGATCGAGTCGGTCACGCCGAACCTGACCACCGACGAGTGGATCGAGGTGTGCACCAAGAACAGCATCCCGGTCGGCCCGGTGCTCAAGCTGGACGAAGCCGCCGAGGACCCCTACGTCCGGCAAGGACACCTGCTGGACCTCGGTGAGCACCCCAGCGAGGGCTCCTACCGCGTCGTCGGGGTGCCGATGAACTTCTCCGCGACGCCCGCCTCGGTGCGCGAGCACGCGCCGATTCCCGGCCAGCACACCGACGAAGTCCTCGACGAGCTGGGCCAGGGAGGTCAGCGGTGA